One region of Candidatus Saccharibacteria bacterium genomic DNA includes:
- the ruvA gene encoding Holliday junction branch migration protein RuvA — translation MIAHVSGVVAEKFINSLIVDVGGVGYEVFVSALDFEAAHLHEPIKLYTHHQVREQEQSLFGFSSLAAKRLFELLTSVQGIGPKAALAILSLAPSEQVRSAIANGDAGFIQKASGVGKRGADRVVVDLQDKVGLPSGSYEVFKPQQLTALPTDDAMEALMALGFNLAQATEALQGIDDTLPTEERVRLALKG, via the coding sequence ATGATAGCGCATGTCTCCGGGGTTGTGGCTGAGAAGTTCATCAATTCCCTTATCGTTGATGTCGGCGGGGTCGGGTACGAGGTGTTCGTATCGGCACTTGATTTTGAGGCGGCGCATCTCCATGAGCCCATTAAGCTCTATACGCACCACCAGGTGCGCGAGCAGGAGCAAAGCCTGTTCGGCTTCTCCAGCCTGGCGGCCAAGCGGTTATTCGAATTACTGACCAGCGTTCAGGGTATCGGCCCCAAGGCAGCCTTGGCTATCCTCAGCTTGGCGCCAAGCGAGCAGGTGCGCAGTGCCATTGCCAACGGTGATGCCGGCTTCATCCAAAAGGCCAGTGGCGTCGGTAAGCGCGGGGCAGACCGGGTGGTCGTCGACCTTCAGGACAAAGTAGGGCTGCCAAGCGGCTCGTACGAAGTATTCAAGCCGCAACAACTGACGGCACTGCCGACCGATGATGCCATGGAGGCGCTGATGGCCCTGGGATTCAATCTGGCGCAGGCTACCGAGGCGCTGCAAGGCATTGATGACACATTGCCAACCGAAGAGCGCGTCAGACTGGCGCTGAAGGGATAG
- the ruvC gene encoding crossover junction endodeoxyribonuclease RuvC, producing MTRILGIDPGTGILGFGVVDIVNNKFKMVDAGVVRTKVHQALDERLVEIYEAIQEVIKLSSPTQMSIEKLFFARNVTTAISVSHARGVAMLAGKQAGLTIFEYTPMQIKQTVTGYGKADKKQVQEMVRINLGLTEVPKPDDCADALAAAITHAMMSRGA from the coding sequence GTGACACGGATTCTGGGCATCGATCCTGGCACCGGCATCCTGGGTTTCGGGGTGGTCGATATCGTCAATAATAAGTTCAAGATGGTTGATGCCGGCGTGGTGCGCACCAAGGTGCATCAGGCGCTTGATGAGCGGCTGGTCGAGATTTACGAAGCAATCCAAGAGGTCATCAAGCTAAGCAGCCCTACACAGATGAGCATCGAAAAGCTGTTCTTTGCGCGCAATGTCACCACCGCCATCAGTGTCAGTCATGCCCGTGGCGTGGCTATGCTGGCCGGCAAGCAGGCTGGCCTGACCATCTTTGAATACACGCCGATGCAGATCAAGCAGACCGTCACCGGTTATGGTAAGGCGGATAAGAAGCAGGTGCAGGAGATGGTGCGTATCAATCTCGGCCTGACCGAAGTGCCCAAGCCGGATGACTGCGCGGATGCGCTGGCGGCGGCTATCACGCACGCCATGATGTCACGCGGCGCTTAG
- a CDS encoding YebC/PmpR family DNA-binding transcriptional regulator, whose protein sequence is MSGHSKWATIKRQKGANDAKRGALFTKLGNQIAVAARGGGDPSMNANLAMIIEKAKKAGMPLNNIERAIQRVTDKSAVAVEEATYEGYGPGGIAIIVECATDNKNRTYPDVRNAFAKNGGNLAEPGAVAFQFARKGMIRANFVGDADEAMMAAIEAGAEDAEQIEEGELAVYTDPKELAAVRDDLRARGLALESAELTYVPNTTIEITDAEVAGKIMKLMDALDDLADVVNVHSNFTIAE, encoded by the coding sequence ATGTCAGGACACTCCAAATGGGCGACCATCAAGCGGCAAAAGGGCGCCAATGACGCCAAGCGCGGGGCACTCTTTACCAAGCTGGGCAACCAGATAGCGGTTGCAGCCCGGGGCGGCGGCGACCCCAGTATGAACGCCAACTTGGCTATGATCATCGAGAAGGCCAAGAAGGCCGGCATGCCGCTGAACAACATCGAGCGGGCCATCCAGCGCGTCACCGATAAATCAGCGGTGGCGGTCGAGGAAGCGACGTACGAAGGATACGGTCCTGGTGGTATCGCTATCATCGTCGAGTGCGCCACCGACAACAAAAACCGCACCTACCCCGATGTCCGTAACGCCTTCGCCAAGAACGGCGGCAACCTGGCAGAGCCCGGTGCCGTGGCTTTCCAGTTTGCCCGTAAAGGTATGATCCGGGCAAACTTCGTCGGTGACGCTGACGAGGCGATGATGGCCGCCATCGAGGCCGGCGCGGAAGACGCCGAACAGATCGAAGAAGGCGAACTGGCCGTCTACACCGACCCTAAGGAACTGGCGGCCGTCCGTGACGACCTGCGCGCCCGCGGCCTGGCTCTGGAGAGTGCCGAGCTGACATACGTTCCCAATACCACTATCGAGATCACCGATGCCGAAGTTGCCGGTAAGATCATGAAACTGATGGACGCCCTCGACGACCTGGCTGACGTCGTCAACGTCCACTCCAACTTCACGATTGCCGAGTAG
- a CDS encoding ComEC/Rec2 family competence protein, whose translation MQQKVYRTTLLIWLFLAILLGLASCQVGVRIGEPWWALPLVGLIMAVSIKKSRLAVVVVALLGGLLGAMQGTAFLASVASYKGFTDRKIQVEGLVKEDPVFGKSGAKQFVIEEIAVTTDKGPLRLNGDLFITTPSSPDITRHDRVRVNGKLRDGFGPFQGSMSFAQVQVIAHEQHPFDLLRSRFAVGVTSVLPEPHASLGLGFVIGMKASLPPDMNTALQQLSLTHVVVASGYNLTVLVRAAKKLREKQSRLQTLLLSLGLIATFLMITGNSPSMIRAGLVSGISLLAWYYGRQMQPLVALLLVMAGTAFVYPPYLWGDIGWWLSFTAFAGILLVVPLVTTTFWPERPPPMLVQIAIEAFVAQLMTLPITLLFFGNLSILGLLANVVIVPLIPLAMLLVAIAGFTDLALPGVAAIVAIPAHAILALIVWIIFQMSAVPWAAIEVYIGPPAMVFWYALILLVLGLSWLKLSRQQREEALSRQIV comes from the coding sequence ATGCAACAAAAAGTCTACCGTACCACACTGCTCATCTGGCTCTTCCTGGCAATCCTGCTGGGCTTGGCCTCGTGCCAGGTCGGAGTCCGGATAGGAGAGCCGTGGTGGGCCTTGCCGCTGGTCGGGCTGATTATGGCCGTCAGTATCAAAAAGAGCAGATTGGCGGTGGTCGTCGTCGCGCTACTGGGCGGCCTGCTCGGTGCTATGCAAGGTACGGCGTTTTTGGCATCGGTTGCATCCTACAAGGGCTTCACAGATCGGAAGATCCAGGTGGAAGGGCTGGTGAAAGAGGACCCGGTCTTTGGCAAAAGCGGCGCCAAGCAGTTCGTAATAGAGGAGATTGCGGTGACGACGGACAAAGGGCCGTTACGGCTGAACGGCGATCTGTTCATCACGACGCCCTCCTCACCGGACATCACCCGCCATGACCGGGTGCGGGTGAACGGCAAGCTGCGCGACGGGTTCGGGCCGTTCCAGGGGAGTATGTCGTTTGCGCAGGTGCAGGTCATCGCGCATGAGCAGCACCCGTTCGATCTGCTGCGGAGCCGGTTCGCAGTGGGCGTGACCTCTGTGCTGCCCGAGCCCCATGCCAGTCTGGGTCTGGGGTTTGTCATCGGAATGAAGGCCTCATTGCCGCCGGATATGAATACGGCCCTGCAGCAGCTATCGCTGACGCATGTGGTAGTGGCAAGTGGCTACAACCTGACGGTGTTGGTACGGGCGGCCAAGAAGCTGCGCGAAAAGCAGTCGCGTCTGCAAACACTGCTGCTGAGCCTGGGCCTGATAGCTACGTTCCTTATGATCACCGGCAACAGCCCGAGCATGATACGAGCCGGCCTGGTCAGCGGCATCTCATTATTGGCATGGTACTACGGGCGGCAGATGCAGCCATTGGTGGCATTGCTGTTGGTGATGGCGGGGACGGCTTTCGTTTATCCACCGTATCTGTGGGGTGATATCGGTTGGTGGCTAAGCTTCACGGCCTTTGCCGGTATCTTGCTGGTGGTACCGCTCGTAACGACGACCTTCTGGCCGGAGCGCCCGCCGCCGATGCTGGTGCAGATCGCCATCGAGGCCTTCGTGGCGCAGCTGATGACGTTGCCGATCACCCTGCTGTTCTTTGGCAACCTGTCGATATTGGGGCTGCTGGCCAACGTGGTGATTGTGCCCTTGATTCCGCTGGCGATGCTGCTGGTGGCAATCGCCGGGTTCACCGACCTGGCACTTCCGGGTGTCGCTGCCATCGTGGCTATACCGGCGCATGCCATCCTGGCACTTATCGTTTGGATCATATTTCAGATGAGTGCCGTGCCGTGGGCGGCTATCGAGGTGTATATCGGGCCGCCGGCAATGGTGTTCTGGTATGCGCTCATCCTGTTAGTGCTGGGGCTTTCGTGGTTAAAGCTGTCGCGGCAGCAGCGGGAGGAGGCGCTGAGCCGGCAGATTGTCTGA
- a CDS encoding SRPBCC domain-containing protein — protein sequence MATLKVEAPAGSQNILGTAVIKAPLAKVFKAYTDPELFKKWWGRGHEVKVYEFNAVTGGTWHIAEVAEDGNEYAFRGTIHEVAENERIIQTNEFLGLPERGVVSLEKAEFVALDDNTTEVRTTVTVQSVEGRDAYVASGMEGGWRQSVEVLGTLVEEV from the coding sequence ATGGCGACATTGAAAGTAGAAGCACCAGCAGGTTCACAAAACATTTTGGGCACGGCGGTCATCAAGGCGCCGCTGGCGAAAGTTTTTAAAGCGTACACTGACCCTGAACTGTTTAAAAAATGGTGGGGACGTGGGCATGAAGTGAAGGTATACGAATTCAACGCGGTGACCGGCGGCACCTGGCACATCGCTGAAGTTGCCGAGGACGGCAACGAATATGCTTTCCGCGGCACGATCCATGAAGTGGCCGAGAACGAGCGCATCATCCAGACCAATGAGTTCCTGGGCCTGCCGGAACGCGGCGTGGTCTCTTTGGAGAAGGCTGAGTTCGTCGCCCTTGATGACAACACTACCGAGGTGCGCACCACCGTTACGGTGCAGAGCGTCGAAGGGCGCGACGCCTACGTGGCCAGTGGCATGGAGGGTGGCTGGCGGCAGTCGGTGGAGGTGTTGGGGACGTTGGTTGAGGAGGTGTAA
- a CDS encoding winged helix-turn-helix transcriptional regulator translates to MVEYTLNLDDVFRSLADPTRRDILRRVCEAEQTITELAEKYDISFAAVAKHLNVLEKAQLVIKRKEGVQQKVLANPVVVDMAAKHLQEYEAIWQQRYDNLERMLEEE, encoded by the coding sequence ATGGTTGAGTATACTTTGAACCTAGATGACGTATTCCGCTCCCTGGCCGACCCGACCAGGCGCGACATACTTCGTCGCGTATGTGAAGCGGAACAAACCATAACCGAGCTGGCTGAAAAGTACGACATATCGTTTGCGGCGGTTGCCAAGCATCTGAATGTCCTCGAAAAAGCGCAGCTGGTCATCAAGCGGAAGGAGGGCGTGCAGCAAAAAGTATTGGCAAATCCGGTAGTGGTGGATATGGCAGCGAAGCATTTACAAGAGTATGAGGCCATCTGGCAGCAGCGGTACGATAATTTAGAGCGGATGCTCGAGGAGGAATAA